TAAACTTTATACCAAATGTTTTCGATATATTCAGGAGCTGGTGAAACAAGAGCCGGATAATCCACTGTTCTTAACATTTCTCGGTTTTTACCATCACTTTCAAAAAAATAAAGCGTTGCGAAAGAAAGCGCGGGAATACTATGAGCAAGCATTAGATTTGGACCCACTACAAGAACGTGCGTGGCTCGGATTAGGGTATTATTTCACTAAAATCGAAATAGATGTAGAGAAAGCAGCAGAATGTTTCCAATGTGCGATTCAAACCTATATTATCAATCGAGGAGAAGAAACTGGTAATGGAGTGTATCAGCTTAATTCAACCGCGCCGTTAGGTGAAATCTATCTCGAACTCGGAGTATGCTATGTTGAACTAGAGAACTACGATGAGGCAATAGACTGTTTTAAAAATTCGATTCTGATTGATAGAACCCGGTTGCGGGCGTATCGGTATTTAGCGGAAGTATATGAACAGAAAGGCTGGTTGAAACGCGCGCTACAAACCTATCAGAAAATGCTGAAAATTACTCTTAAAGACTTAGCGGAATCTGAAATGGATTGGGCAACCTTCCCGAATGGAATTAAAGATTATTCTACGGATAGAAAGTTCGCGGAAAAAAGAATAAAGAAATTAAAGAAATTAATGAAAATAGATTAAAACTAATTAGCAATTTTTTGTAATATATAAACAAATTTTTATATCGGGCAGCAAGTGGGAAATTGAGACACACAAGATATAACAAGGGATGGCTGCAATTTGAATCTACTTTGGGTAGTATAGTTACAGTAATTATTAAAAGTAGAGCAAGTCAAGGTGATGAATCAGATATACTTAGGGCTTTTATTGAATTTATTTCGAGACATTTTTTAGAAGAAGTAAGAGCAGTTAATATACAATTTGAATAATGTTAATCTCAATAATATCATGATTATATTGACAGAATTACTTCTACATGATTTTAACAGATAGCTAAAAATTAATTTTATTATTCAATTTTGAAAATACCTTATCCTAGAATGTGACTAGAAGCTATCTTACCAATACATTTGCATATATCTATACGTCTTTCTATTGGAACTTACCTATTAATTTTGCAATCTCCATCAAACTTTGATAATATAATTTAAAATAATTTCAAAGTTCAAATTTGAAGACTAAATACTAATCTTAATCTTTTTTATTTAACAGGGATTTAAATTATGCAAAAAAATCGTATTCTTGATACAGTAGTTACTGGTCATATTTGTATCGATATTATTCCTTCATTTCCGAAGTTGGCAGCGAAAACCATGGGACAGATATTCGTTCCTGGGACGCTGGTTAAAATCGGGAAAGCAGCAATTTCAACCGGCGGACCGGTATCGAATACGGGGCTCGCCTTAAAAAAGCTCGGAATAAACGTTGCGTTAATCGCAAAAGTTGCCGATGATTTTTTCGGAAATGCAACCATCGAATTATTGAAACAATCTGGAATGGAAAAAGGAATTCATAAAGTAAAACCGGGAGATGAAGTGAGTTCGTATACTATCGCGCTAGCTCCACCAGGATTCGACCGAATGTTTCTGCATAATCCGGGAACGAATAATACGTTCGGTTATGCGGATATTGATTTCGAGCTGGTTCGACAAGCGAAATTATTCCATCTGGGGTATCCACCAGCGATGCGGAAAATGTATGCAGATAATGGAAAAGAAATGGTAAAAATATTTAAGAAGGTTAAACAGCTTGGAGTAACCACTTCGTTAGATATGTCGTTACCCGACCCAGAATCTGAATCCGGAAAAGCGGATTGGAATAAAATTTTAAAAAATACTCTACCATATATAGATATTTTTCTGCCGAGCGTCGAAGAGACGCTATTTATGCTAGATAAACCGAAATACCTGCAAATTAAAAAACAGGCAAAAGGACAGCAAATGCTGGATAGTATTCCTGCAGAATTATATAGCTGGCTAGCAGAAAAATGTCTTGAATACGGTGCAAAAATCGTCGGTCTCAAATGCGCACATAAAGGATTCTATCTGCGTACTTCGGATGAACAAACTTTATCGAAAATCGGATTCGCGAAACCCAATAATCTTAAAACCTGGGCAAATCGAGAACTCTGGGAACCGAGTTTCCATGTCGAACCGATAGCGAGTGCAACCGGCTCCGGCGATTCAGCTATTGCAGGATTTCTCGCGGCATATTTGCGTGGGAAAACAATTGAAGTGACACTCCGTTACGCCTGCGCGGTCGGCGGAGATAACCTCTATGCGTTAGATGCATTAAGTAGTATCAGAAATTGGCAGGAAACAACGCGGCAGATTCAATCAGGATGGAAGAAGAATAAACTGATAATTAAAACCGCCGGTTGGAAATACGACAACCGAAACCAGCTATGGTATGGTCCGAATGATAGAACATCTTAAATTTAGTATTTTTCATGCTATATTGATGTTAATTATAATAATCAAACATAGGAAAATTGTTGTGAAAAATCTTATTACCTTATTAATTTTTATAACCGTCTGGATAATGATTGTTGTTTTAACTGGTTGTGCGACATTATCAAATCAGGTAGCGGAACCCACGTTATGGCAGAGTCCGTTATCAAGTTTGCCGATAATCTCCGGAGGAGAAACGAAACGAGTAAGTAACGTTGTTCGGCTGGAATCCGGTGCGAAACAGGTTATGGCTGATATCCAAGGTACGGGGATAATCCATCATATATGGCTTACCGCAATGCATAATAGCCAGTTGAGTTTACGGGAATTAGTGCTTCGTGTATATTGGGATAATGAACCGGAGCCAAGTATCGAAGTACCATTAGGTGACTTTTTCGGGGTTGGGTTTGCTAAAGAAAAAGAGTTTAAAAGTCTTCTATTAGAAATGTTTCCTGCTGGCGGTGAGAATCGGCCAGCGTTGAACTGTTATATTCCGATGCCGTTCAGTTACCGAGCGAAACTGGAAATCGAAAATCAAGGAAAACAACCGGTTTCGCTTATGTTCTGGCAGATAAATTATGAGCTGGTTAAAAAACTGCCGCACGATTATGGGCGGTTGCATGCGCAATGGCGACGCGA
This bacterium DNA region includes the following protein-coding sequences:
- a CDS encoding tetratricopeptide repeat protein — encoded protein: MKNRSIQKSKKVDNSDLISILFQQAEAAENLGNYPDALQKYEQVLALDSENLEAKEGIINLGLADSSGKLYTKCFRYIQELVKQEPDNPLFLTFLGFYHHFQKNKALRKKAREYYEQALDLDPLQERAWLGLGYYFTKIEIDVEKAAECFQCAIQTYIINRGEETGNGVYQLNSTAPLGEIYLELGVCYVELENYDEAIDCFKNSILIDRTRLRAYRYLAEVYEQKGWLKRALQTYQKMLKITLKDLAESEMDWATFPNGIKDYSTDRKFAEKRIKKLKKLMKID
- a CDS encoding DUF2961 domain-containing protein; its protein translation is MKNLITLLIFITVWIMIVVLTGCATLSNQVAEPTLWQSPLSSLPIISGGETKRVSNVVRLESGAKQVMADIQGTGIIHHIWLTAMHNSQLSLRELVLRVYWDNEPEPSIEVPLGDFFGVGFAKEKEFKSLLLEMFPAGGENRPALNCYIPMPFSYRAKLEIENQGKQPVSLMFWQINYELVKKLPHDYGRLHAQWRRENPVKRGVPYTILEAKGEGRYLGTVFNYHLLEPGAWVEGGDDFYIDVDNATTPTLKGIGAEDYFGHAWGFRTENNSLFHGTSFGPEEHRMTAYRFHILDPIRFKKSIKVTMRCHGWDVQDRADDYSSIAYWYQKEPHLPFPAFPPLEQRLP
- a CDS encoding carbohydrate kinase family protein, producing the protein MQKNRILDTVVTGHICIDIIPSFPKLAAKTMGQIFVPGTLVKIGKAAISTGGPVSNTGLALKKLGINVALIAKVADDFFGNATIELLKQSGMEKGIHKVKPGDEVSSYTIALAPPGFDRMFLHNPGTNNTFGYADIDFELVRQAKLFHLGYPPAMRKMYADNGKEMVKIFKKVKQLGVTTSLDMSLPDPESESGKADWNKILKNTLPYIDIFLPSVEETLFMLDKPKYLQIKKQAKGQQMLDSIPAELYSWLAEKCLEYGAKIVGLKCAHKGFYLRTSDEQTLSKIGFAKPNNLKTWANRELWEPSFHVEPIASATGSGDSAIAGFLAAYLRGKTIEVTLRYACAVGGDNLYALDALSSIRNWQETTRQIQSGWKKNKLIIKTAGWKYDNRNQLWYGPNDRTS